The following proteins come from a genomic window of Dermacentor albipictus isolate Rhodes 1998 colony chromosome 8, USDA_Dalb.pri_finalv2, whole genome shotgun sequence:
- the LOC139049207 gene encoding uncharacterized protein, whose protein sequence is MTWEEGTANNEAARGKTTWEKRKPAAADNGGSPSQGAPVLKRPRGNATKNSPTPAMWSRSVKPAAQKAITTRASTTWAERKPAAADDGGSPSQGAPVLKRPRGNATKNSPTPVMWSRSVKPAAQKAITTRASTTWAARKPAAADDGGIPSQGAPVVKRPRGNATKNSPTPAMWSRSVKPAAQKAITTRASKTWAKRKPAAADDGGSPSQGAPVVKRPRGNATKNSPTPAMWSRSVKPAVQKAITTRASTTWAKRKPAAADDGGIPSQGAPVVKRPRGNATKNSPTPAMWSRSVKPAAQKAITTRASTTWAKRKPAAADDGGSPSQGAPVLKRPRGNATKNSPTPVMWSRSVKPAAQKAITTRASTTWAERKPAAADDGGQSISRGTRRQAAARERDQ, encoded by the coding sequence ATGACGTGGGAGGAGGGTACAGCCAACAACGAGGCGGCCAGGGGCAAGACGACCTGGGAgaagcggaagccggctgctgctGACAATGGGGGCAGTCCATCTCAAGGGGCACCCGTCCTCAAGCGGCCGCGCGGGAACGCGACCAAGAATTCGCCTACACCAGCGATGtggtccaggtcagtgaagccggcagcgcagaaagccatcaccaccagggcttcgacgacctgggcagagcggaagccggctgctgccgacgatgggGGCAGTCCATCTCAAGGGGCACCCGTCCTCAAGCGGCCGCGCGGGAACGCGACCAAGAATTCGCCTACACCAGTGATGtggtccaggtcagtgaagccggcagcgcagaaagccatcaccaccagggcttcgaCGACCTGGGCAGcgcggaagccggctgctgccgacgatgggGGCATTCCATCTCAAGGGGCACCCGTCGTCAAGCGGCCGCGCGGGAACGCGACCAAGAATTCGCCTACACCAGCGATGtggtccaggtcagtgaagccggcagcgcagaaagccatcaccaccagggcttcgaAGACCTGGGCaaagcggaagccggctgctgccgacgatgggGGCAGTCCATCTCAAGGGGCACCCGTCGTCAAGCGGCCGCGCGGGAACGCGACCAAGAATTCGCCTACACCAGCGATGtggtccaggtcagtgaagccggcagtgcagaaagccatcaccaccagggcttcgacgacctgggcaaagcggaagccggctgctgccgacgatgggGGCATTCCATCTCAAGGGGCACCCGTCGTCAAGCGGCCGCGCGGGAACGCGACCAAGAATTCGCCTACACCAGCGATGtggtccaggtcagtgaagccggcagcgcagaaagccatcaccaccagggcttcgacgacctgggcaaagcggaagccggctgctgccgacgatgggGGCAGTCCATCTCAAGGGGCACCCGTCCTCAAGCGGCCGCGCGGGAACGCGACCAAGAATTCGCCTACACCAGTGATGtggtccaggtcagtgaagccggcagcgcagaaagccatcaccaccagggcttcgacgacctgggcagagcggaagccggctgctgccgacgatgggGGGCAGTCCATCTCAAGGGGCACCCGTCGTCAAGCGGCCGCGCGGGAACGCGACCAATAA
- the LOC139049208 gene encoding putative POM121-like protein 1-like — protein sequence MWSKSVKPAAQKAITTRASTTWAKRKPAAADDGGSPSQGAPVLKRPRGNATKNSPTPVMWSRSVKPAAQKAITTRASTTWAERKPAAADDGGSPSQGAPVVKRPRGNATKNSPTSVMWSRSVKPAAQKAITTRASTTWAKRKPAAADDGGSPSQGAPVLKRPRGNATKNSPTPVMWSRSVKPAAQKAITTRASTTWAERKPAAADDGGSPSQGAPVVKRTRGNATKNSPTPAMWSRSVKPAAQKAITTRASTTWAKRKPAAADDGGSQSQGAPVLKRPRGNATKNSPAPVMWSRSVKPAAQKAITTRASTTWAERKPAAADDGGSPSQGAPVVKRPRGNATKNSPTPVMWSRSVKPAAQKAITTRASTTWAKRKPAAADDGGIPSQGAPVVKRPRGNATKNSPTPAMWSRSVKPAAQKAITTRASTTWAKRKPAAADDGGSPSQGAPVLKRPRGNATKNSPTPVMWSRSVKPAAQKAITTRASTTWAERKPAAADDGGSPSQGAPVVKRPRGNATKNSPTAVMWSRSVKPAAQKAITTRTSTTWAKRKPAAADDGGSPSQGAPVLKRPRGNATKNSPTPVMWSRSVKPAAQKAITTRASTTWAERKPAAADDGGSPSQGAPVVKRPRGNATKNSPTPAMWSRSVKPAAQKAITTRASTTWAKRKPAAADDGGSPSQGAPVVKRPRGNATKNSPTAVMWSRSVKPAAQKAITTRTSTTWAKRKPAAADDGGSPSQGAPVLKRPRGNATKNSPTPVMWSRSVKPAAQKAITTRASTTWAERKPAAADDGGSPSQGAPVVKRPRGNATKNSPTPAMWSRSVKPAAQKAITTRASTTWAKRKPAAADDGGSPSQGAPVLKRPRGNATKNSPTPVMWSRSVKPAAQKAITTRASTTWAERKPAAADDGGSPSQGAPVVKRPRGNATKNSPTPVMWSRSVKPAAQKAITTRASTTWAKRKPAAADDGGSPSQGAPVLKRPRGNATKNSPTPTMRSRSVKPAAQKAITTRASAKTKMASDEPASDADKNIPSTSKGRPQKAPRVSRKTRARSSSQSRASSASAKGTKRRHRWR from the coding sequence ATGTGGTCCAAGTCAGTGAAGCCGGcagcgcagaaagccatcaccaccagggcttcgacgacctgggcaaagcggaagccggctgctgccgacgatgggGGCAGTCCATCTCAAGGGGCACCCGTCCTCAAGCGGCCGCGCGGGAACGCGACCAAGAATTCGCCTACACCAGTGATGtggtccaggtcagtgaagccggcagcgcagaaagccatcaccaccagggcttcgacgacctgggcagagcggaagccggctgctgccgacgatgggGGCAGTCCATCTCAAGGGGCACCCGTCGTCAAGCGGCCGCGCGGGAACGCGACCAAGAATTCGCCTACATCAGTGATGtggtccaggtcagtgaagccggcagcgcagaaagccatcaccaccagggcttcgacgacctgggcaaagcggaagccggctgctgccgacgatgggGGCAGTCCATCTCAAGGGGCACCCGTCCTCAAGCGGCCGCGCGGGAACGCGACCAAGAATTCGCCTACACCAGTGATGtggtccaggtcagtgaagccggcagcgcagaaagccatcaccaccagggcttcgacgacctgggcagagcggaagccggctgctgccgacgatgggGGCAGTCCATCTCAAGGGGCACCCGTCGTCAAGCGGACGCGCGGGAACGCGACCAAGAATTCGCCTACACCAGCGATGtggtccaggtcagtgaagccggcagcgcagaaagccatcaccaccagggcttcgacgacctgggcaaagcggaagccggctgctgccgacgatgggGGCAGTCAATCTCAAGGGGCACCCGTCCTCAAGCGGCCGCGCGGGAACGCGACCAAGAATTCGCCTGCACCAGTGATGtggtccaggtcagtgaagccggcagcgcagaaagccatcaccaccagggcttcgacgacctgggcagagcggaagccggctgctgccgacgatgggGGCAGTCCATCTCAAGGGGCACCCGTCGTCAAGCGGCCGCGCGGGAACGCGACCAAGAATTCGCCTACACCAGTGATGtggtccaggtcagtgaagccggcagcgcagaaagccatcaccaccagggcttcgacgacctgggcaaagcggaagccggctgctgccgacgatgggGGCATTCCATCTCAAGGGGCACCCGTCGTCAAGCGGCCGCGCGGGAACGCGACCAAGAATTCGCCTACACCAGCGATGTGGTCCAGGTCAGTAAAGCCGGcagcgcagaaagccatcaccaccagggcttcgacgacctgggcaaagcggaagccggctgctgccgacgatgggGGCAGTCCATCTCAAGGGGCACCCGTCCTCAAGCGGCCGCGCGGGAACGCGACCAAGAATTCGCCTACACCAGTGATGtggtccaggtcagtgaagccggcagcgcagaaagccatcaccaccagggcttcgacgacctgggcagagcggaagccggctgctgccgacgatgggGGCAGTCCATCTCAAGGGGCACCCGTCGTCAAGCGGCCGCGCGGGAACGCGACCAAGAATTCGCCTACAGCAGTGATGtggtccaggtcagtgaagccggcagcgcagaaagccatcaccaccaggACTTCGACGACCTGGGCaaagcggaagccggctgctgccgacgatgggGGCAGTCCATCTCAAGGGGCACCCGTCCTCAAGCGGCCGCGCGGGAACGCGACCAAGAATTCGCCTACACCAGTGATGtggtccaggtcagtgaagccggcagcgcagaaagccatcaccaccagggcttcgacgacctgggcagagcggaagccggctgctgccgacgatgggGGCAGTCCATCTCAAGGGGCACCCGTCGTCAAGCGGCCGCGCGGGAACGCGACCAAGAATTCGCCTACACCAGCGATGtggtccaggtcagtgaagccggcagcgcagaaagccatcaccaccagggcttcgacgacctgggcaaagcggaagccggctgctgccgacgatgggGGCAGTCCATCTCAAGGGGCACCCGTCGTCAAGCGGCCGCGCGGGAACGCGACCAAGAATTCGCCTACAGCAGTGATGtggtccaggtcagtgaagccggcagcgcagaaagccatcaccaccaggACTTCGACGACCTGGGCaaagcggaagccggctgctgccgacgatgggGGCAGTCCATCTCAAGGGGCACCCGTCCTCAAGCGGCCGCGCGGGAACGCGACCAAGAATTCGCCTACACCAGTGATGtggtccaggtcagtgaagccggcagcgcagaaagccatcaccaccagggcttcgacgacctgggcagagcggaagccggctgctgccgacgatgggGGCAGTCCATCTCAAGGGGCACCCGTCGTCAAGCGGCCGCGCGGGAACGCGACCAAGAATTCGCCTACACCAGCGATGtggtccaggtcagtgaagccggcagcgcagaaagccatcaccaccagggcttcgacgacctgggcaaagcggaagccggctgctgccgacgatgggGGCAGTCCATCTCAAGGGGCACCCGTCCTCAAGCGGCCGCGCGGGAACGCGACCAAGAATTCGCCTACACCAGTGATGtggtccaggtcagtgaagccggcagcgcagaaagccatcaccaccagggcttcgacgacctgggcagagcggaagccggctgctgccgacgatgggGGCAGTCCATCTCAAGGGGCACCCGTCGTCAAGCGGCCGCGCGGGAACGCGACCAAGAATTCGCCTACACCAGTGATGtggtccaggtcagtgaagccggcagcgcagaaagccatcaccaccagggcttcgacgacctgggcaaagcggaagccggctgctgccgacgatgggGGCAGTCCATCTCAAGGGGCACCCGTCCTCAAGCGGCCGCGCGGGAACGCGACCAAGAATTCGCCTACACCAACGATGAGGTCCAGGTCAGTAAAGCCGGcagcgcagaaagccatcaccaccagggcttctGCTAAGACAAAAATGGCCTCCGATGAACCGGCATCAGACGCCGATAAGAACATCCCGTCCACCAGCAAGGGACGCCCACAAAAGGCCCCCAGAGTGAGCCGCAAGACTCGAGCACGGAGCTCGTCCCAGAGCCGTGCCTCCTCGGCCTCTGCCAAGGGTACCAAGCGTCGCCACCGCTGGCGTTAG